In Tetrapisispora phaffii CBS 4417 chromosome 6, complete genome, a single genomic region encodes these proteins:
- the DSC3 gene encoding Dsc3p (similar to Saccharomyces cerevisiae YOR223W; ancestral locus Anc_8.645), whose amino-acid sequence MSLEPLLPTTKADEIDHKYIVIRFSDESLRDLELDITNVPFTNISTKWLRNMCRSRRPEKTERKRLKFIRNGVILNATSGIANDLARFFRNNSTENGDKFYVHCMVGVDTLTDRELANEDELDERTQSANSTTSQAIGFDRLRAVGFSEEEIDMFREQFRRTYGDLQNLDTDSSSTEVNGNGNNGTGNVDIRELEEQWMDTGVNRSPNGNGVNDPNADNLFNSVSTANLKHSTDILLGLTVGYTLGLFGLLLMKVDKIFNRRQKMAIVSGVFINMMFTLAV is encoded by the coding sequence ATGTCATTGGAACCACTTTTACCTACTACTAAAGCTGATGAAATAGATCACAAATATATAGTAATAAGGTTTTCAGATGAATCTCTACGTGATCTGGAATTAGACATAACAAATGTACCCTTTACGAACATTAGCACGAAATGGTTGCGGAATATGTGTCGAAGTCGAAGACCAGAGAAAACAGAGAGGAAACGGTTAAAATTTATTCGGAATGGTGTTATATTGAATGCTACCTCGGGCATAGCTAATGATTTGGCCAGATTTTTCAGGAACAACAGTACTGAGAATGGAGATAAGTTTTATGTGCATTGTATGGTGGGCGTGGATACGTTAACTGATCGTGAATTAGCAAACGAGGACGAACTGGACGAACGAACTCAGTCGGCAAATTCAACTACTTCACAAGCAATTGGTTTTGACAGACTGAGAGCAGTGGGATTCTCTGAGGAAGAGATAGATATGTTCAGAGAACAGTTTAGACGCACGTATGGTGACTTACAAAATTTAGATACAGATTCAAGTAGCACAGAAGTTAATGGAAATGGGAATAACGGTACTGGAAATGTAGACATTAGAGAACTAGAAGAACAATGGATGGATACAGGTGTAAATCGGTCTCCGAACGGTAATGGTGTAAACGATCCAAATgctgataatttatttaattcagtATCGACAGCCAATTTAAAACATAGCACTGATATATTATTAGGGTTAACTGTCGGGTATACGCTTGGACTATTTGGCCTATTGTTGATGAAAGTggataaaatatttaacagAAGACAAAAAATGGCTATTGTTAGCGGAGTGTTCATTAATATGATGTTTACTCTAGCGGTATGA
- the RPB8 gene encoding DNA-directed RNA polymerase core subunit RPB8 (similar to Saccharomyces cerevisiae RPB8 (YOR224C); ancestral locus Anc_8.646) encodes MSSTLFDDIFVISDVDPGRYNKVSRIEASSTSQEQTKLTLDINTDLFPVNLKDQLTIAIASSLSTDGSVNSSDNKSWRLPRPNERSLADDYDYVMYGTAYKFEEVSKDMITIYYSFGGLLMRLEGNYRKLNNLKQENAYLLIRR; translated from the coding sequence ATGTCATCCACTCTATTTGACgatatatttgtaatttcCGATGTCGACCCAGGTCGTTACAACAAAGTCTCTCGTATCGAGGCTTCCTCCACTTCTCAAGAACAAACTAAATTAACTCTAGATATTAACACAGATTTATTCCCGGTGAATCTAAAAGATCAATTGACAATTGCCATCGCCTCCTCATTATCCACAGACGGTTCAGTAAACAGCAGTGACAACAAAAGTTGGAGACTTCCAAGACCAAATGAGAGATCTTTAGCCGATGATTACGATTATGTCATGTACGGTACCGCCTacaaatttgaagaagtGTCTAAAGATATGATTACCATCTACTATTCGTTTGGTGGTTTACTAATGAGACTGGAAGGTAACTACAGAAAGTTGaacaatttaaaacaagaaaatGCATACTTACTAATCCGTCGTTAG